The genomic interval AAACATAATCGGATGGCTCAAAGCGGAGGCCGGTTCGTTCCAGATAGGTTGCCTCCAGGAGTGTGAAGCTGTAATCCTTTTTCACAGCTTCTGTTGTTAAGGTGTCAAAGGACTGATTGGTTCCCTTTAAGATCAGTTCATTTACAATGTAATCCGGGGCAATTACGCTTTCATTTCCAACACGGATATATGCTTCCATCACTCCGTCTGCCTTGTAATAATATGGGGTGCTGCGGCCGGGAGAAACCTCCAGAGCTAATAGATTTTTACCATCTTCCTGTAATGGTTTTAAGATAAACTGAGGTAATGGTGTGATTCGTTCTTTAATTAAGCGGCTGATCGCCTCAGCATCCTTTTGAACATCGGACAAGCCAATAGGTTTCCGGTCATCAGAGATTCCGAAAAACAGAGTTCCGCCGATTCCATTAGAAAAGGAACTGACACTTTTTAACCAGCTTTTTGGTTTCTTTATTTCAAGTGCAACTTTGAAATCACATTCGGTTGCTTCAGCAATTAGCTGTTCTATCATAAAATCCCTCCTTTGAGGTATTGGTAGTTTCTTTATATTATACCCATAAGGAGAGTTTATTTCAACGATAGGCACAAAGAGTTCAGAGAAAATATTTTTGAGAGGAGGGTTTTTTATGGCAACTACAAGAATCATGCCGCTTCATGTTGGCAAGGGCCGCACAGAAAGTCGGGCGATCAGTGACATCATCGACTATGTAGCAAATCCACAGAAAACAGATAACGGCAAGCTCATTACCGGCTATGCGTGTGACAGCCGGACTGCGGATGCGGAGTTCCTTCTGGCAAAGCGGCAGTACATTGCCGCTACCGGACGGGTGCGCGGCGCAGATGATGTGATCGCCTATCATGTGCGCCAGTCCTTCCGCCCTGGTGAGATTACCCCGGAAGAAGCAAACCGGCTGGGCGTAGAATTTGCAAAGCGTTTTACTAAAGGCAATCATGCCTTTGTGGTCTGCACTCACATAGACAAGTCGCACATTCATAATCACATTATCTGGTCATCGGTCAGCTTAGAATATGACCGGAAATTCCGAAACTTTTGGGGCAGCACCAAGGCGGTTCGCCGGTTAAGTGATACAATCTGCATTGAAAACGGACTGTCCATTGTAGAGAATCCGAAACCTCACGGAAAAAGCTATAACAAGTGGCTGGGAGATCAGGCAAAGCCCTCTCACCGAGAGCTGCTTCGTGTGGCGATTGACAACGCATTATCACAAAGCCCTGCTGATTTTGAGGAACTTCTGAAGCTACTGCAAGAATCCGGCTGTGAGGTATCAAAACGAGGGAAATCATATCGCTTGAAGCTCCCCGGTTGGGAGAAAGCCGCCCGTATGGACAGCCTGGGCGAAGGATATGGATTGGAAGATTTGCGGGCAGTTCTCTTAGGAAAGAAAGCACATACCCCGCGAAAGAAAACAGTCACACAGGCAGAGCCGCCGAAGGTCAATCTGCTGGTGGACATTCAGGCAAAATTGCAGGCTGGAAAAGGTGCTGGCTATGCTCGATGGGCTAAAGTTTTTAATCTGAAACAAATGGCGCAAACCATGAATTACCTGTCAGAGAACAATCTGCTGGAGTATACGGTTTTGGAAGAAAAGGCTACGGCTGCCACGGCACATCACAATGATCTTTCGGCGCAGATCAAAGCGGCTGAAAAGCGCATGGCGGAGATTGCTGTTCTGCGTACTCACATCGTAAATTATGCCAAGACCCGTGAGGTCTATGTGGCATATCGTAAGGCGGGATACTCTAAGAAATTCCGGGAGGAACATGAGGAAGAAATTCTGCTCCATCAGGCTGCTAAGAATGCCTTTGATGAGATGGGCGTCAAGAAGCTGCCCAAGGTCAAAGAGTTGCAGACAGAGTACGCGAAATTGCTGGAAGAAAAGAAAAAGACCTATGCCGAGTATCGGCATTCCCGTGAGGAAATGCGGGAGCTTTTAACGGCAAAGGCCAATGTAGATCGGGTGCTGAAAATGGAGGTAGAACAGGATGTTGAAAAAGAAAAAGACCACGGCCAGCGGTAAGCTGGTCCTGGTCAAAAGCGTTCGCAGAACGCGCAGCCACAGAATGAAATTCTGTGTTCAAAGGGGCTTGGGGGCGCTGCCCTCAACAAGCAAGCAGAGAGGAAAATCACAAAGGGATTTTCTCCTCTGCGGGCCTGTATGTATTAACACAGGCATTGCTTGCCTCTTTTCTCCGAAATTGAAAAGAACCAGTGAGAGAATCGTTAAATTTCACTCACTGGCTCAATTCATTTCAAATATCTCGGACAACTCTGTCAGTTCTTTCACCGTTTCTTGGGTGTGATGCAACAGGGTGTCACGCATTTCTGGCGGACAGCTGGAATAAAGCATTTTCATCTGATTGACACCTTCATCTTCCAGAGAAATATCTGGATTTATAAGCGTATCTAAAGAGATGTGCAGGACCTTTGCCAATGCTCTCAAAATCAAATAAGAAGGATTCATTTTCCCCTTTTCGATATTGGCGATTTGCTTTACAGAAACATGGCTCAGATCCGCAAGCTCCTGTTGTGTCAGGTCTTTTTTCTTTCTGGCTTCCCGCATTTTTTGCCCTAAAGCAGTTAAATCATCAATCGGCATAATCGTTCACCTCAATAATATTGTATCGTTCCGGTTTGATTTGAGGAATAACCTTATCATTCCGGTTTTTTCGGTACGATTATACTGATTTTTCTTTTTTGCAACATGGTTGCAGGCTTGTATTCTTCGAGCAATAGAAATATAATGGAATGTATTGCAGGAGGTGCAGAGATGGACTATATGACCCTAAAAGAAGCAAGTGAAAAATGGGGAGTTTCAATTCGGCAGATAAACTATTATTGCGCCGGTGGCCGTATTCCCGGTGCTGTGAAGGTGGCTACAATTTGGCTGATTCCGAAAGACGCGGAAAAGCCTGTGGATATGAGAACGAAGCAAGGAAAGGAGCAAAAAAATGCAAAAGATACTTTATGTTGAAGATGATTTGAGCCTGATTGATGGATTGCAATATACTTTGGAAGCAAGTGGATATATGGTGGACAATGCCAAAACTGTAAAGGAGGCTTTGGCCCTATTCCGAAAGAACACCTATGATTTACTTTTGCTGGATGTTACGCTCCCAGATGGCACAGGCTTCGATGTTTGCAAAGCGGTACGGAACAGCTCAACCGTTCCCATTATATTTTTGACAGCTTCGGATCAGGAAATCAGCATTGTCCGAGGACTTGATATGGGTGCCGACGATTATATCACCAAACCGTTCAAGCTGAATGAACTTCTATCCAGAATTAAGGCAATCCTGCGCCGTTCCTTGCAGTTTTCCAAAGCAGATACCTTTTTGGAAGCCAATGGTATTCGTGTAGATACGGCGGAACGGCTCGTTTGGAAAAATGATGAACCGCTTGACCTCCCGCTGGTGGAATACAAATTACTATGTTTGTTCATGCAAAATCCTAATCACCTTATGCCGCGAGAAATGATCCTGGATAGGATGTGGGATGGCAACGGAAACTTTGTGGATGACAATACCTTGTCTGTGTATATCCGGCGGCTGAGAAACAAAATTGAGGACACACCCAATCAGCCTAAATACTTGCTGACGGAACGAGGTATCGGCTATAAATGGGTCGTTGAGTGAGGACAAGGTATGGGCAAATTAGGGAAAGAAACAAAGAATCTACTGTTGGCAATCACCGTCATCTGCCTTATTTCATTTCTACTTGCCGCAGGACTTTCGTTTTTACTTGCAAAGGACTTCCAACATGAGATGTTGCTCCATGACTATGGTGTTTCCGGCTACCAGCTGAACCATGAGGATAAATTGCAGATTTCAGCTTTTACTGCTCACCCCAACGAAAGCGATATAGAACGAGGCAAAGAAGCGCTGGCCTCTATTGGATACAGTGAAGCAACATCTATGCAGCTATTGCCAACTGTTCGGGAATATCGAAATCAGACGATGCTGTATCTATTCTTGCTGCTGTTGTTTCTGTTCGGTATGGTATATCTGGTTCTGCTGTTTTATCTGCGACGCCAGCATAGAGCTATTGATGATGCGGGAAGTAAGATTCGAGAATTTTTGGATGGCAATTCTATGTCCAGAATTGAATGTTCCCAAACCGGTGATTGGTATAGCCTTTTCCATGATGTCAATGAAATGGCGACTATTCTCTCCGCCCATGCAGAGAGCCAGAAGCAGACAAAGGAGTTCTTACAGGACATCATTTCGGATGTATCACATCAGATTAAAACGCCGCTATCTGCTTTGAAAATGTACCATGAAATCATAAGCAGTCATAAAGGAGAAGCCGAAACGGTGGCGAACTTTTCGGAAAAATCTCAACGAGAGATTAAGCGAATGGAGAACGTTATTTATACACTGCTCAAACTGGCGCGCCTGGATGCGGGAATTATACAGATGGAAAAAGCAGAAGAAAATGTTTCCGCTCTCATGCAAGATGTTTTGGAACGATTTGAAACATGGGCAGAACAGGATCACAAAGAGATCACCCTTTCGGGTAAGGATGATATTTCTCTTAATTGCGATGCACTATGGATGTCGGAGGCGATTGGAAATATCGTCAAAAATGCTTTGGAACACACACAACCGGGCGGTCACATTTCGGTGCAATGGACACAATCACCCCTGTTGACTCAGATCGTCATTACAGACGATGGCAAAGGTATCCACCAAGAGGACTTATACAACATTTTCAAACGCTTTTACCGCAGCCGCTTTTCGTCAGATGTGCATGGGATAGGATTGGGCTTACCGCTGGCTAAATCTATTGTGGAGGCACATGGGGGAACTATTTCTGTAACCAGCACACTCAATGTTGGAACTACCTTCACATTGAACTTTTTCAGCCTTACAAATGAGTAAGATGCAGGTCACTTGGAAGTAAGCCGAAGGGGGTATGATGTGACCATAAGGAGGTACTGCGTATGAATATTCTTGAAGTACAGGACTTGTGCAAAACCTATGGAAAAGGTGAAGCAGCGGTTCAAGCGTTGCGTCATGCAACATTTTCGGTTCGCAAAGGTGAATTTATTGCCATTATTGGTGAATCTGGCTCCGGCAAAAGTACGTTGCTGAATGTTGTGGGTGCTCTGGACAAAGCCACTTCCGGCAAGGTCTGGATCGACGGTCAGGATATTTTCTCAATGCCG from Clostridiales bacterium carries:
- a CDS encoding relaxase/mobilization nuclease domain-containing protein, coding for MATTRIMPLHVGKGRTESRAISDIIDYVANPQKTDNGKLITGYACDSRTADAEFLLAKRQYIAATGRVRGADDVIAYHVRQSFRPGEITPEEANRLGVEFAKRFTKGNHAFVVCTHIDKSHIHNHIIWSSVSLEYDRKFRNFWGSTKAVRRLSDTICIENGLSIVENPKPHGKSYNKWLGDQAKPSHRELLRVAIDNALSQSPADFEELLKLLQESGCEVSKRGKSYRLKLPGWEKAARMDSLGEGYGLEDLRAVLLGKKAHTPRKKTVTQAEPPKVNLLVDIQAKLQAGKGAGYARWAKVFNLKQMAQTMNYLSENNLLEYTVLEEKATAATAHHNDLSAQIKAAEKRMAEIAVLRTHIVNYAKTREVYVAYRKAGYSKKFREEHEEEILLHQAAKNAFDEMGVKKLPKVKELQTEYAKLLEEKKKTYAEYRHSREEMRELLTAKANVDRVLKMEVEQDVEKEKDHGQR
- a CDS encoding helix-turn-helix domain-containing protein, with protein sequence MPIDDLTALGQKMREARKKKDLTQQELADLSHVSVKQIANIEKGKMNPSYLILRALAKVLHISLDTLINPDISLEDEGVNQMKMLYSSCPPEMRDTLLHHTQETVKELTELSEIFEMN
- a CDS encoding helix-turn-helix domain-containing protein; protein product: MDYMTLKEASEKWGVSIRQINYYCAGGRIPGAVKVATIWLIPKDAEKPVDMRTKQGKEQKNAKDTLC
- a CDS encoding response regulator transcription factor, coding for MQKILYVEDDLSLIDGLQYTLEASGYMVDNAKTVKEALALFRKNTYDLLLLDVTLPDGTGFDVCKAVRNSSTVPIIFLTASDQEISIVRGLDMGADDYITKPFKLNELLSRIKAILRRSLQFSKADTFLEANGIRVDTAERLVWKNDEPLDLPLVEYKLLCLFMQNPNHLMPREMILDRMWDGNGNFVDDNTLSVYIRRLRNKIEDTPNQPKYLLTERGIGYKWVVE
- a CDS encoding HAMP domain-containing histidine kinase, coding for MGKLGKETKNLLLAITVICLISFLLAAGLSFLLAKDFQHEMLLHDYGVSGYQLNHEDKLQISAFTAHPNESDIERGKEALASIGYSEATSMQLLPTVREYRNQTMLYLFLLLLFLFGMVYLVLLFYLRRQHRAIDDAGSKIREFLDGNSMSRIECSQTGDWYSLFHDVNEMATILSAHAESQKQTKEFLQDIISDVSHQIKTPLSALKMYHEIISSHKGEAETVANFSEKSQREIKRMENVIYTLLKLARLDAGIIQMEKAEENVSALMQDVLERFETWAEQDHKEITLSGKDDISLNCDALWMSEAIGNIVKNALEHTQPGGHISVQWTQSPLLTQIVITDDGKGIHQEDLYNIFKRFYRSRFSSDVHGIGLGLPLAKSIVEAHGGTISVTSTLNVGTTFTLNFFSLTNE